In the genome of Thunnus albacares chromosome 8, fThuAlb1.1, whole genome shotgun sequence, the window GGACAGTCAGCAAAACTCTGCTTACATAAGACTTCCTAACAGGATGTCAGCACGTGAATGTGAATGTGCAAAGCATGTATGGGTACAGTTTAGGGGAAGCCCGCTCAACCAACTTCTCAATGCCTCATTATCAATGCTTGAGTATAACTGTAGCCTTTAAGTGACAATAGTTAGCCTTGATAACCTTTGGTAGCAGTGAACACAGGCAGGTTACATAGGGCCAAAGAGCAGGGTAAATTTGCAAGAAATCTTTTGTTCCCTGCAAATATCTTAATGTGTCTCAGTTCAAGGATGATCTTTGACATTAGATGTGAATGGCAGGGAGTGTGGTTTCTCCCCAAATACTGTACAGTTCATATAACCATATTAACTAATGTGCCTACCTGCGAGGTAGATTTGTAATGTAGGCAGGTCCTCTACTTGAAAATTGTTTAGTAATCTGAGGCTATaagtcacaaaaaacaaaacaagaataaaaggCCACATTGTAAGACCCTCTACACTTTTATCATAAACTAGTACATTTCACAGATTATTTACAATTCTTTAGATTGtaaggagacagaaaaataaatagaggctacagtttttttctgtgatatgAAGTTAGACTACAACCCCTAGTCAGTCCCCCTCTAGTGGCCTAAAGGTGCATAACACTCAAAAACCTGACAGACGTGTAGTTCAATCCATTTAGAAAGTTAGGTATTAAAATGTCCAAGCACTACGTATTGGAAACAAACTATCTCCCCCACCGCCCCGGCTTTGCTTCACCCCAGCCCGAACCAATGTTAGAATCAACCAGCCAGACTGAACTAATACAGTGTTTGAACCAATGTTTCTCCTCACCAGTCTGTCTTTACTGCTGTGTTGTGTGAACCAAGGTCAGAAGCAAATTGCAGAACAAGAAACGttaatcacattttcacacacttacacatttTTTACCAACTTAGGTAGATCTAAGATCTTTGACCTTAAGTGCGTAGTTTCCGATCAAGATGTGTGCTTACACCCAAATACTTCTGATATAGGCTACTTGAAGctgtaattaattttttaacTACATGGGTGCAAACTGCCACATCCAGCTGAATGGCACACAGTCCGACATATTCTGACCTTATAAAGTTGGTTTGGCTAACAAGTTGCCTATTAATAAAAGGCCATTGAGACTGGAGAGAAGCCATTTGTGTGGGATGCAATTTGCCATCTCACCTCAGACATTTTTTTATGAGTTCAGGTTATTACATTTTGGTTTGGAGGGAGATTTTATACCATCACATCTTGAAGTGGAGAATAAGTTTCCTTGAGAAATGTTTCAATAACATACAcgatgaaaaaaacatttttcctttactgttgattcattttcagaTTACATTTGTATGTGAAAGTCAGATTATAGACATAGAAAGAGCACATAAGAATATTACTTCTAAACAGTATACAtccatttaaaaaatgctttgaaTGGACAGTCTTTTCTGTAAGATGTAAGATACCAGCATTCATTTGTTTCACATACAACTGTACCTCAGTAGCACTTCCTCATTCTCAACATGGCATCTCTACTCACTGAAGGGCCTATTCAGTTGAATCTAGCATTTTCCCAATTCAAacctctgtctttgtcttcaCGATGTTACTACTTGCAATCTTGAAGACAAACTACTGTTTAAAAATTACAAACCTGTTGTGAATGACTCAAGTTGTCATAGTCTGTTCGCCAACTGTCATCTACATTGAAGTAAAGTAgatatttttgattttaaaacaaaagtgacaCATAGGCTACACATGTGAAACACATGCCTTCACATTTATTGCTACACTTGATTCCCCATGAATACATTTCAATGTTATTGTCCTCAACTTTTTATTGCTAGAAACTGATCATTTCAGTTCTTAGAATTTGTAGAACAATATATTCATAATTGAATTGCTTTAACCTGCCCATTATCACCTTTGATTGACTAAAATCATCTGCAGCCTATAACCACCATGCACTTACTTATGTAAAGAGATGGAGATGTCTTACTTTAATATACATGTCTGGGTTTTCCCTTGGGTCTGCACCATCACTAGCAGGGTAGCAACAACAGCCGCACACTTCATCCTCACTCTTCACTTCACCTGTGTTTACACAAGGGGAAAGAGAGCCGTACAGACAGgtggacaaacacaaaagctCCTGGATGAGATGAGTGACTGACGTGCAGCTTTTATCATGTGCcaaagagatggagggaagggCTTACCACACGgggtgagtttgtgtgtgtgtgtgtgtgtgtgtgtatgtgtatgtgtgtgtgtgtgtgtgtgtgtgtgtgtgtgtgtgtgtgtgtgtgtgtgtgtgtgtgtgtagaacaAGCAGAGGcctacatacacatgcacatccaTGATTTGCATAAGAAATTGTGCACACTTATTTAAGTATGGGTGGAGGGAGCACAAAACAAGGTTAAATTCCCTCTGCATTTGGTATTTGAATAATATGGCTTGAGTGGGCCCAACTAGTGTCTCATCTATTTTCcttattctgtttttaagaAGTCTGAAAACCTTTGCCTTAATTTCTTATTGAagtgcaataataataaaaaaaacactcttagCTTCTCGAAGTAAATGTTCATTGTTATGCAAGATCAGCAAGAGTTATTTTTCAGTGGTGCTTCCGCTGTAGCAGTCTGGTATCAAACCACAGAATACATGTAATGTGATGAAACTGAGCTCACCCAGGCACTACTGAAACTGCAGCAAACCTTTGACTTTGCGTCGTGTTTTTTGAGTGCAGGAATGATGTACAGAGAGgctgctgtttatttctgtgctgctgtttgtttggatAGGAACTAATATATATACTGGTGCAGTCACACAGTTGGCTCACCATAGTCGGCTCAGATACAGCACACTGAGACATATCTCCTTAACTGTCGaagttttacagtaaaaacagtacaaaaaatACAGTTACATCAACATATGTACCTGGAAGAGAATATATAGTGAGTTATACGGTTGGCTTGCCATGGCTGACTCAGACAAAGCACTCTGTAAAAAATCAACAAGTTATTAGCACAGCGGCTAGCTAGCTAGTGTGCTAAGAAAAATGCATTCATTCTTTACACTTCGTACATATTGATATGATCTGGGGGGCACTTAGTTACACAACCATGGGCATATCCCTCATTGCCCTTCCCTCTGGCAAAGTTTCACAACCATCAGCAGCATTGAGAGACACCTCCCATGAGCCAAAAAACTACTGTACACTGCTAAATATGCACAGTATGGCAATTGGAATCACACACTGTACAAATCCTGTTacatacagaaaatacataACACATGTTCAGAATTAAATTTGAAAGCATGTGACATCTAATGAagtaactttttatttttcaaatgagCAATGTGCAAAATCCTTACACTACATAAATTGCCAATACATAAGCCTACTACaaaacatactgtgtgtgtatatgctttTGCAGGCAAGTCTGCATGTCTCATTGAATTATGATGATGCTAAGGCAGgtgttcctcttcctcctcctcctcctcctcctcctcctcttctcctgctTTTTGGGAACTCACAGATGAAAAACATGGTGGCATTACACTCCACATGACCCCATGTTCCCGTGCTGAGCAGCTCGACGCAGCTGGAGTTTGTGGTGGGAGATAATCTGGAATTCAGTTCCTCCTCTTGACTCCAAGCTGCAAAGCCCTGCAGAGGGCTGGAGTCTGCATAAACATAACTGTGTGCTCCATCCTGAAACGTAGGagagaaataatgagaaaattATTCACACCAGGGAACACTCTCATAAAAGAGTTAACCAGGTCTCAGAGGAATTTGTCCTTAGATGATCATACTGCTTTagacaggacaggagatgaAAATAGCGGCAGCAGCATTGTGTTTGTCATCCTTCACAGTATGACTCTTCATCACTGATCATCCAGAAAAGTTATAAATTGCTTGTTGATACATTAATTCATGTTGTTTAATGGATTTGTAACAGTTACTGATGGCTGATCTGCTTCTACTTAAAGACCAGAAAGTGACAGTTCACctgcttcagtgtgtgtgtgtgtgtgcacatgtatgtCCTACTGGGGACCACTTACTGTGTCCTTGTTTTGAGCCTGCACCCCTATATAAACTCTTGTCAGTCCTGCCTGACTGACATAATCTGCCATGAGGCGGTTGCTGTTTATGGTTTTCGGCATGGCCAGGGTGCCTCCTCTTAGCTTGCAGTTCATTGAGGCCTCCCTGAACCTCTTGGGCTCCTTCACCAGCAGGTAGtacctctcctctgtttctgtcAGCCCCAAGATGACTGGACAGGAAAGGGT includes:
- the colec10 gene encoding collectin-10 translates to MMAGRRSTGMWLLFFAAVLNYVSASTEVCTNSLLPGAKGDQGEIGEEGDEGKVGKNGPAGLPGAPGETGLKGEVGHTGKMGPAGDKGDKGDSGFDGPSGLKGKPGTTCDCGRYRKVVGQLDVNVGKLRNAVKFVKNVILGLTETEERYYLLVKEPKRFREASMNCKLRGGTLAMPKTINSNRLMADYVSQAGLTRVYIGVQAQNKDTDGAHSYVYADSSPLQGFAAWSQEEELNSRLSPTTNSSCVELLSTGTWGHVECNATMFFICEFPKSRRRGGGGGGGGGRGTPALASS